The Paraburkholderia sp. ZP32-5 genome includes a window with the following:
- a CDS encoding sigma-54 interaction domain-containing protein: protein MPSIDLDSPTVSAGGNTSPQAKQRVADGVAGLKSYGLLYGSSPVMLDLYDQIERVADTDATALIIGESGTGKELIARTIHERSSRKNGAFVAVNCGAIPDELIEAELFGHEKGSFTGAVQGRIGYFEHANGGTLFLDEITEMAPVRQVKLLRALETGTFYRVGGNELISGDVRVIAATNRDPAIAVKENGLREDLMYRLAVFPLRAPPLRERESDRELLAQYFLAQLNQQEGTSKSFSKRSIETLRAWSWPGNVRELKNAVYRAFILAEKTVELPHPHLTSRVKKAVTQGDSMSVWIGTPLADAQKQIILGTLKYCGGDKRRAAKALGVSLKTLYNRLSAYGDESGEEEAEQ from the coding sequence ATGCCGTCAATCGATCTGGACTCGCCCACCGTCTCCGCCGGCGGCAATACTTCGCCACAAGCGAAGCAGCGCGTCGCGGACGGTGTCGCGGGACTGAAATCGTACGGGCTGCTGTACGGCTCGTCGCCGGTGATGCTGGATCTGTACGACCAGATCGAACGCGTCGCCGATACCGACGCCACCGCGCTGATCATCGGCGAATCGGGCACCGGCAAGGAGCTGATCGCCCGCACGATTCACGAACGCAGCAGCCGCAAGAACGGCGCGTTCGTCGCCGTGAATTGCGGCGCGATTCCCGATGAACTGATCGAAGCCGAGTTGTTCGGTCATGAAAAAGGCAGCTTCACCGGCGCGGTCCAGGGCCGCATCGGCTACTTCGAACACGCGAACGGCGGCACGCTGTTTCTCGACGAAATCACCGAGATGGCACCGGTGCGCCAAGTCAAACTGCTGCGTGCGCTCGAAACCGGCACGTTCTATCGCGTCGGCGGCAACGAGCTGATTAGCGGCGACGTGCGCGTGATCGCCGCGACCAATCGCGACCCGGCAATCGCCGTGAAGGAAAACGGCTTACGCGAGGACCTGATGTACCGGCTCGCGGTTTTTCCGTTGCGCGCGCCGCCGCTGCGCGAACGCGAAAGCGACCGCGAACTGCTCGCGCAATACTTCCTCGCGCAATTGAATCAACAGGAAGGTACCAGCAAGAGCTTCAGCAAACGCTCGATCGAAACGCTGCGCGCGTGGTCGTGGCCGGGCAATGTACGCGAGCTGAAAAACGCCGTGTATCGCGCGTTCATTCTTGCGGAGAAGACCGTTGAATTGCCGCATCCGCATCTGACGTCGCGGGTCAAGAAAGCGGTCACTCAAGGGGACTCGATGAGTGTGTGGATCGGCACGCCGCTCGCCGATGCCCAGAAGCAGATCATTCTCGGCACGCTCAAGTACTGCGGCGGCGATAAACGGCGCGCGGCGAAAGCACTCGGCGTTAGTCTGAAGACGCTGTACAACCGGCTGAGCGCATACGGCGACGAAAGCGGAGAAGAAGAAGCGGAGCAATAA